One stretch of Chloroflexota bacterium DNA includes these proteins:
- a CDS encoding DNA helicase RecG → QLHQFRGRVGRGSAPAACYLIASTESPESLERLDVVARSTSGLELAEEDLRLRGPGEFSGFRQSGFPPLRIARLTDLEFLERVRGAASRVLESDPRLERSEHAALARAVHALASSSGEAN, encoded by the coding sequence CAGCTCCACCAGTTTCGCGGACGGGTCGGACGCGGCAGTGCGCCGGCGGCCTGTTACCTGATTGCCAGCACGGAGTCGCCGGAATCGCTGGAACGGCTCGACGTCGTCGCGCGGTCGACCAGTGGATTGGAGCTCGCGGAGGAGGACCTTCGGTTGCGCGGACCGGGAGAATTCTCCGGATTTCGGCAGAGCGGCTTTCCACCCCTTCGCATCGCTCGGCTCACCGATCTCGAATTCCTCGAGCGAGTCCGGGGCGCCGCCAGCCGTGTGCTGGAATCGGACCCGCGACTCGAGCGATCGGAGCATGCCGCCCTCGCCCGAGCTGTCCACGCGTTGGCGAGCAGCTCCGGCGAAGCGAACTGA
- the rsmD gene encoding 16S rRNA (guanine(966)-N(2))-methyltransferase RsmD, protein MRVVAGSAKGRPLYVPKGLDIRPTTDKVKAAIFSMLAAEAMRRQDLDAEEVAFPYRRVLDLYAGSGALGIEALSRGAEFVDFVEANARARSAIRANLERTGFVSQASIHGLRAQAAVSTFSATYDLILADPPYDEPTVPEVLETIGRNAILKPGGILVLEHARSRDFGARVGKLQPLRTRNYGTTAVSLFRNDEN, encoded by the coding sequence GTGCGTGTCGTCGCCGGGAGCGCCAAAGGGCGTCCCCTCTATGTCCCCAAGGGGCTCGACATCCGTCCGACGACCGACAAGGTCAAGGCAGCCATCTTCTCCATGCTTGCTGCCGAAGCGATGCGACGCCAAGACCTCGACGCCGAGGAGGTAGCCTTCCCCTACCGCCGGGTCTTGGACCTGTACGCGGGGTCCGGCGCACTTGGGATTGAAGCCCTCAGCAGGGGCGCGGAGTTCGTCGACTTCGTTGAGGCGAACGCGCGTGCCCGGTCGGCGATTCGCGCAAATCTCGAGCGGACTGGATTTGTATCGCAGGCCTCGATCCACGGCCTGCGTGCCCAGGCGGCCGTGTCGACATTCAGCGCAACGTATGATTTAATACTGGCCGATCCTCCGTACGATGAACCCACGGTGCCAGAGGTGCTCGAGACTATCGGGCGCAATGCCATCCTAAAGCCCGGGGGTATTCTCGTCCTCGAGCATGCGCGGTCCCGCGACTTTGGAGCCCGTGTCGGCAAGCTCCAGCCCTTGCGAACCAGGAATTACGGGACGACGGCGGTTTCGCTCTTTCGCAACGACGAGAACTGA